A window of the Bacillota bacterium genome harbors these coding sequences:
- a CDS encoding FGGY family carbohydrate kinase codes for MNKGTYLVGVDIGTMGTKAAVFDQSGGLLGDAFEESKLVYPRAGWVEQDMEDMYGSCLRTMNAAVQKAGIEPRRVASIAVDGQMAGIGGVAEDGTASIRYDSWLDTRCEPYIDLMNREAGGSVLSISGSPPTYDHGPKILWWMHEEPEAFRRTAKFVVPSAYAAMRMSGLAAADAFIDYTQLHFSGFGDTQNLTWSQELCDAFGVPVEKLPRIVGPCDIVGKLTAEAADRAGLVPGIPIAAGAGDQAATSLGAGIVEPGQVFDVAGTASVFSVCADRRVVDVLHRTFLCARSVVRDLWVPIAYINGGGLCLRWFRDEIGLGKLGTKATGQAGNVYALLDQEAAKAPPGADGLVFLPHFGGRVTPNDPNVRGAWVGLTWGHNAAHLYRAILEGVAYEYRYYADILAELLPDLELKEARVIGGGAKSSIWNQIKANVLGIPYVQLDRSEVAVWGSALIAGYAVGVFEDLVGAAKAFTRPVNRVLPDQGAYESYQPYVRVYKGLFDALRTSFEVIRTAKARETTRAGGRQ; via the coding sequence ATGAACAAGGGGACCTATCTCGTCGGCGTGGACATCGGCACCATGGGAACGAAGGCCGCTGTGTTCGATCAGTCCGGTGGACTCCTCGGGGACGCGTTCGAGGAGTCGAAGCTGGTGTATCCGCGCGCCGGATGGGTGGAGCAGGACATGGAGGACATGTACGGTTCCTGCCTCCGGACCATGAATGCTGCCGTCCAGAAGGCGGGGATAGAGCCGCGGCGCGTCGCCTCCATAGCCGTGGACGGCCAGATGGCGGGCATCGGCGGAGTGGCTGAAGACGGGACAGCGTCCATCAGGTACGATTCGTGGCTGGACACTCGGTGCGAGCCGTACATCGACCTCATGAACAGGGAAGCGGGGGGCTCTGTGCTTTCCATATCCGGCAGCCCGCCCACGTACGACCACGGTCCGAAGATACTGTGGTGGATGCACGAGGAACCCGAGGCGTTCAGACGCACCGCGAAGTTCGTGGTGCCCTCGGCGTACGCGGCGATGAGGATGTCGGGGCTCGCCGCCGCCGACGCGTTCATCGATTACACTCAGCTACATTTCTCAGGGTTCGGAGACACCCAAAACCTGACCTGGTCTCAGGAGCTGTGCGACGCGTTCGGGGTTCCGGTCGAGAAACTGCCCAGGATAGTCGGTCCGTGCGATATCGTTGGGAAGCTCACCGCCGAAGCCGCGGACCGTGCCGGACTCGTGCCGGGGATTCCCATCGCGGCTGGTGCAGGAGATCAGGCTGCCACATCGCTCGGCGCGGGGATCGTTGAGCCCGGCCAGGTTTTCGACGTGGCGGGCACGGCGTCCGTGTTCTCCGTTTGCGCGGACCGGCGCGTTGTCGACGTCCTGCACCGAACGTTCCTGTGCGCGAGGTCGGTCGTGCGCGACCTGTGGGTGCCTATCGCGTACATAAACGGCGGCGGCCTCTGTCTGAGGTGGTTCCGCGACGAGATCGGCCTCGGAAAACTGGGGACGAAGGCCACCGGTCAGGCTGGCAACGTATACGCACTCCTCGACCAGGAGGCGGCGAAGGCGCCGCCGGGCGCCGACGGCCTGGTCTTCCTGCCTCACTTCGGAGGCCGGGTTACTCCCAATGATCCCAATGTCCGAGGGGCTTGGGTGGGGCTCACGTGGGGCCACAACGCGGCGCACCTCTACCGGGCCATCCTCGAAGGCGTGGCTTACGAGTACCGTTACTACGCTGATATTCTCGCCGAGCTCCTGCCGGACCTCGAACTCAAAGAGGCCCGCGTCATAGGCGGCGGCGCCAAGAGCTCCATCTGGAACCAAATCAAAGCGAATGTCCTGGGGATCCCCTACGTCCAGCTGGACCGCAGTGAGGTTGCGGTATGGGGATCGGCGCTCATCGCCGGGTACGCGGTGGGGGTCTTCGAGGACCTGGTCGGCGCCGCCAAGGCCTTCACCCGTCCTGTGAATCGTGTGCTGCCGGATCAAGGGGCCTACGAGAGTTATCAGCCGTACGTGCGGGTCTACAAGGGACTCTTTGACGCGCTGCGGACGTCGTTCGAGGTCATACGAACCGCCAAGGCGAGAGAGACGACTCGAGCGGGAGGGCGACAGTGA
- a CDS encoding sugar phosphate isomerase/epimerase, whose translation MRYAVSNWIYGDEALETTFQRLSRCGFDGVELVGEPERYRPADVKRLCGECNLQVLSIAGMYPWPTRERDLANPDPEVRENAVAYLRTCVDFACDVGARMIIVVPSAAGKTRPVGWRGDADTWEGAYRDEWAYAVESVRKAARYAEERGVALAIEPINRYESYLVNTAEQGLRFISEVGSDFVRLHLDTFHMNIEEGDPIGAVRSAGGLLVNVHVSDSNRQAVGRGHFDFGALMKALKEIGYGGPLTLEPLPPVPDASVAVKMSRYVSQWEEYVRESLRSLRELECSVQKVEES comes from the coding sequence ATGAGATACGCCGTCAGCAACTGGATATACGGGGATGAGGCTCTCGAGACCACGTTCCAGCGTCTGTCTCGGTGCGGGTTCGACGGAGTCGAGCTGGTGGGGGAGCCGGAGCGATACCGCCCCGCGGACGTGAAGCGATTGTGTGGCGAGTGCAACCTCCAGGTTCTGTCGATAGCGGGGATGTACCCCTGGCCCACCCGCGAGAGGGACCTCGCGAATCCTGACCCTGAAGTGAGGGAGAATGCAGTCGCCTACTTGCGCACGTGTGTCGACTTCGCGTGCGATGTAGGCGCGCGCATGATCATAGTCGTGCCATCCGCCGCCGGGAAGACGCGGCCCGTCGGATGGCGCGGCGACGCCGACACGTGGGAGGGGGCTTATCGAGACGAGTGGGCGTACGCAGTCGAGTCAGTGCGGAAGGCCGCGAGATACGCGGAAGAAAGGGGTGTCGCTCTCGCGATCGAGCCCATCAATAGGTACGAGTCGTATCTGGTGAACACGGCAGAACAGGGCTTGAGATTCATCTCGGAGGTCGGCTCCGACTTCGTCAGGCTCCATCTAGACACGTTCCACATGAACATTGAGGAAGGCGATCCCATAGGTGCCGTGCGATCGGCCGGCGGCTTGCTCGTGAACGTCCACGTTTCCGACAGCAATCGACAGGCGGTGGGGCGGGGCCACTTCGATTTCGGCGCTCTGATGAAGGCCCTAAAGGAGATAGGATACGGCGGCCCTCTGACGCTCGAACCCCTTCCTCCCGTTCCCGATGCGTCAGTAGCGGTGAAAATGAGCCGGTACGTCTCCCAGTGGGAGGAGTACGTAAGGGAAAGCTTACGGAGCCTGCGCGAGCTGGAGTGCTCCGTCCAGAAGGTAGAAGAAAGCTAG
- a CDS encoding zinc-dependent dehydrogenase produces MVAAVFYGPGDIRIETVPTPQVGPGDVLVRVRVAAICGTDLRIFASGFTKPDAGASGKGRILGHELAGDVEEVGEGVTGFSRGDRVTVAPNIGCGTCPECVRGLGHLCADYKAIGVSLDGGFAEYVLFPREAVANGNVCKIPESVSYEEAAVNEALACCYNGFQACRTQPGDTVVVIGAGPIGALHVLLSKLAGAREVIVSDVVEDRLASMESLGADLTVNAGKRDLAQAVKDRTRGRGADVVIVACSSAEAQQQALELAAVEGRVNFFGGLPRGKENVVLNTNLIHYKQLLVTGTTRSSIHQFRKTLEILASGRLDIKPVITGRIGLREIAAALSGTRDGKRLKTVVVP; encoded by the coding sequence ATGGTCGCTGCCGTCTTCTATGGGCCGGGGGACATCCGAATAGAGACAGTTCCAACGCCCCAGGTGGGTCCAGGCGACGTGCTCGTCCGGGTGAGGGTCGCTGCCATCTGCGGCACAGACCTGCGGATATTCGCGTCCGGCTTCACCAAACCAGACGCCGGCGCTTCGGGGAAGGGTCGCATACTCGGACACGAGCTTGCGGGCGATGTTGAAGAGGTCGGCGAAGGAGTGACGGGCTTCAGTCGTGGGGACAGAGTCACGGTTGCACCCAACATCGGGTGCGGGACGTGCCCTGAGTGCGTTCGAGGGCTCGGCCATCTCTGCGCCGATTACAAGGCGATAGGCGTATCCCTGGACGGAGGATTCGCGGAGTACGTGTTGTTTCCGCGGGAGGCTGTGGCAAACGGGAACGTCTGCAAGATACCCGAGAGCGTTTCGTATGAAGAGGCCGCCGTGAACGAGGCGCTTGCCTGCTGTTACAACGGCTTTCAAGCGTGCCGAACTCAGCCGGGGGACACGGTCGTCGTCATCGGAGCGGGGCCGATCGGAGCGTTGCACGTGCTTCTATCGAAGCTTGCCGGTGCTCGAGAGGTGATCGTGAGCGATGTGGTCGAAGACCGCCTGGCGAGCATGGAGTCGCTCGGCGCTGACCTGACAGTGAATGCGGGGAAGCGCGATCTCGCGCAAGCAGTGAAGGACAGGACCAGAGGTCGGGGGGCTGATGTCGTGATCGTGGCGTGTTCCTCCGCCGAAGCTCAGCAACAAGCGTTGGAGCTGGCTGCGGTCGAAGGCCGTGTGAATTTCTTCGGGGGACTTCCAAGGGGTAAGGAGAACGTGGTCTTGAACACCAACCTCATACACTACAAGCAGCTCTTGGTGACGGGGACCACGCGGTCCAGCATCCATCAGTTCCGCAAGACCCTTGAGATCCTGGCATCAGGCAGGCTCGATATCAAGCCGGTGATCACCGGGCGAATCGGTTTGAGAGAGATTGCGGCAGCGCTCAGCGGAACCCGAGATGGGAAGCGTCTCAAGACGGTAGTGGTTCCGTAG